A single window of Magnetococcus marinus MC-1 DNA harbors:
- the secG gene encoding preprotein translocase subunit SecG, protein MTLLITVLHVMACLILISVVLLQKGSGTDMGAAFGGGSSQSVFGASGGGSFMGKFTAGVAAIFLLSSMTLTFISTKGSNASSVMDGVKAPTAQEQKLPAAPELPLVPKEAKPVENTGSKPIPVE, encoded by the coding sequence ATGACCCTGTTGATTACCGTACTCCATGTTATGGCGTGTCTGATCCTTATCAGTGTGGTGCTGCTCCAAAAAGGCAGTGGTACCGATATGGGTGCTGCCTTTGGCGGTGGCTCTTCTCAGAGCGTGTTTGGCGCTTCTGGTGGGGGCAGCTTTATGGGTAAATTTACCGCTGGAGTGGCGGCGATCTTTTTGCTGAGCAGCATGACCTTGACCTTTATTTCCACCAAAGGGAGCAATGCCAGCTCGGTGATGGATGGGGTAAAAGCGCCTACGGCCCAAGAGCAAAAGCTGCCCGCTGCACCGGAACTACCCTTGGTTCCCAAAGAGGCCAAACCGGTGGAGAATACCGGTAGCAAACCTATTCCTGTGGAGTAG
- the tpiA gene encoding triose-phosphate isomerase: MRRALIAGNWKLNGTTQAATALATAVRDGVAANKPDCDVLVCPTFTVLSAVQGVVAGSGVDLGAQNMAVASSGAFTGEISGEMLKDVGCSYVILGHSERRTLFGETNEQVAQKVASAYRDGLTPILCVGETLEQREAEQTMQVLEQQLLACLPVLPADAAKQQQLVVAYEPVWAIGTGKVASTAQAQEAHAFIRGLLAKELGANVADAVRILYGGSMKPDNAKELLGQADVDGGLIGGAALKANDFLAIMDGLTA, encoded by the coding sequence ATGCGTCGAGCTTTAATTGCTGGTAACTGGAAGTTGAACGGTACGACCCAAGCGGCCACAGCCCTAGCCACCGCTGTGCGGGATGGTGTGGCCGCAAACAAGCCCGATTGCGATGTATTGGTGTGCCCCACCTTTACCGTGCTCAGTGCGGTGCAGGGGGTTGTGGCCGGTTCAGGTGTGGATCTTGGTGCGCAAAATATGGCTGTTGCCAGCAGTGGCGCGTTTACCGGTGAGATCTCCGGTGAGATGCTCAAGGATGTTGGCTGTAGCTATGTGATCCTGGGCCATTCTGAGCGGCGCACGCTGTTTGGTGAAACCAATGAACAGGTGGCACAAAAGGTAGCCTCTGCCTATCGGGATGGTTTGACCCCCATTCTTTGCGTGGGTGAGACCCTAGAGCAGCGTGAAGCGGAACAGACCATGCAGGTGTTGGAGCAACAACTGCTGGCCTGCTTGCCGGTGCTGCCCGCTGATGCGGCAAAACAGCAGCAACTGGTGGTGGCGTATGAACCGGTTTGGGCCATTGGCACCGGAAAAGTGGCCAGCACCGCCCAGGCGCAAGAAGCCCATGCCTTTATCCGTGGTCTGCTGGCTAAAGAGTTGGGGGCCAATGTGGCCGATGCGGTACGTATTCTCTATGGCGGTTCCATGAAACCCGATAATGCCAAGGAATTGTTGGGACAAGCCGATGTGGATGGCGGTTTGATCGGCGGGGCAGCATTAAAGGCGAATGATTTCCTTGCCATCATGGATGGTTTAACGGCATAA
- a CDS encoding phosphoglycerate kinase, producing MNKRTIRDIDIKGKRVFMRVDFNVPLNEDGTVRSDKRIQGALPTIRYAIEQGAKVILASHLGRPSGDKFEPEFSLKPAGEALAALLGQPVKLAPDCVGAEVEAMVAAMQDGDVVLLENVRFHKGETKADVELSKGFAKLADVVVNDAFGTAHRAHSSNVGITEFVRPAVAGFLMADEMDYFDKVLGAPERPVMAILGGAKISGKIDVIEALLDKMDKIIIGGGMSFTFFKAMGYEIGNSLCEDEMLPVAEKTLAKAKEKGVSLILPVDCVAADAFREDANTQICSVEALPAGWMGLDIGPESVKLFAKALEGVKTVIWNGPMGVFEMAPFASGTNHLAHLLAESDCLSVIGGGDTAAAVKQAGVAKQLSYISTGGGASLELMEGKQLPGITSLDDK from the coding sequence ATGAACAAGCGTACCATCCGTGATATTGACATCAAAGGTAAGCGGGTTTTCATGCGTGTGGATTTTAATGTGCCCCTCAATGAGGATGGCACGGTCCGCAGCGATAAGCGCATTCAGGGTGCGCTGCCCACCATTCGTTATGCCATTGAGCAGGGGGCTAAAGTAATTTTGGCTTCTCACTTGGGGCGCCCCTCAGGGGATAAGTTTGAACCCGAATTTTCACTAAAGCCTGCGGGTGAAGCGCTTGCCGCGCTGTTGGGCCAACCGGTCAAGCTGGCCCCAGATTGTGTAGGGGCCGAGGTCGAAGCAATGGTGGCCGCCATGCAGGATGGTGATGTGGTGTTGCTGGAGAATGTGCGTTTTCACAAGGGTGAAACCAAGGCGGATGTTGAGCTTTCCAAGGGTTTTGCCAAGTTGGCCGATGTGGTGGTAAACGATGCCTTTGGCACGGCACACCGGGCCCATTCGTCCAATGTGGGCATTACCGAGTTTGTGCGCCCTGCGGTGGCCGGGTTTTTGATGGCCGATGAGATGGACTATTTTGATAAGGTATTGGGTGCGCCCGAGCGTCCGGTCATGGCCATTTTGGGGGGGGCCAAGATCTCAGGCAAGATTGATGTGATCGAGGCGCTGCTGGACAAAATGGATAAGATCATTATTGGCGGTGGCATGTCCTTCACCTTCTTCAAAGCCATGGGTTATGAAATTGGCAACTCGTTGTGTGAAGATGAGATGTTGCCGGTGGCAGAAAAAACCTTGGCTAAAGCCAAAGAGAAGGGGGTATCCCTGATCCTGCCAGTGGATTGCGTGGCGGCGGACGCCTTTCGTGAGGATGCCAATACCCAGATCTGCTCGGTAGAAGCACTACCCGCTGGCTGGATGGGGCTGGATATCGGGCCTGAGAGCGTCAAGCTGTTTGCCAAGGCGTTGGAGGGGGTTAAAACCGTCATTTGGAACGGCCCCATGGGGGTGTTTGAAATGGCCCCCTTTGCCAGTGGCACCAACCATTTGGCCCATTTGTTGGCGGAGAGTGATTGTCTTTCGGTGATCGGGGGTGGTGATACGGCGGCGGCGGTTAAACAAGCGGGCGTGGCCAAGCAACTCTCTTACATCTCCACTGGTGGTGGGGCCTCGCTGGAGTTGATGGAGGGCAAACAGCTGCCCGGTATCACCTCGCTGGATGATAAATAG
- a CDS encoding ubiquinol-cytochrome C chaperone family protein: protein MSFLQKIVPFLGKSDQERLEASLKPWATALYNNIAERVVLLSQPQGPLKMEPTFDLNFELAVFWLSAAQAKIKATCTQAQAIQLNQVLWNVTFEGFDYSLRDRGVLDVRLGARMHKLLPHAQGRRNAYVTAIENHDDDAMKAAIIRNILDGKADLNDSRVELLFQSLDDIAKLDLVVKLPIELLPAE from the coding sequence ATGTCGTTTTTGCAAAAAATTGTGCCTTTCCTGGGTAAATCGGACCAGGAGCGGTTGGAAGCGTCTCTAAAACCCTGGGCTACGGCGTTGTATAATAACATCGCCGAGCGCGTGGTGCTGCTCAGCCAGCCCCAAGGCCCCTTAAAGATGGAGCCCACCTTTGACCTCAATTTTGAGTTGGCGGTCTTTTGGCTCAGTGCAGCCCAAGCCAAAATTAAGGCTACCTGCACCCAAGCCCAGGCCATACAGCTTAACCAAGTCTTATGGAACGTCACCTTTGAAGGCTTTGATTATAGTTTGCGGGATCGCGGGGTGCTGGATGTGCGCTTAGGGGCGCGCATGCATAAACTATTGCCCCATGCACAGGGACGACGTAACGCCTATGTGACCGCCATTGAAAACCATGATGACGATGCCATGAAAGCGGCCATCATACGCAATATTTTGGATGGAAAAGCCGATTTGAACGACAGCAGGGTTGAACTGTTGTTCCAAAGTCTGGATGATATCGCTAAACTCGATCTGGTGGTCAAACTCCCCATTGAGCTGTTGCCCGCAGAGTAA